A window from Solanum stenotomum isolate F172 chromosome 7, ASM1918654v1, whole genome shotgun sequence encodes these proteins:
- the LOC125871338 gene encoding U-box domain-containing protein 16: MAVSPESFPPRKRRPSANCFVAPNLSDRNLLKSLLLLSSEISTLQPLLFLLKRNTSSIIRKSKLLSVLFEEILGRDFTYSNDSNTSRGGHVTGFPPSAVLCFDELYIVLQRMKTLLEDCRNCSKMWLLMQIDVFCNVFHELTLELSTLLDILPSKKLKLNDDVQELLILITKQCSEKLAYVDPKDRHLRSQVVEMFDRIEREIVPDQCKLAEIFEKLTLRDSTSCRDEIELLEEEIQSQTDEKAKSDIIALIGFVRYAKCVLYGGSTPRTNSRRRRAAEAAADVNVPADFRCPISLDLMRDPVVVSTGQTYDRSSITLWFESGHTTCPKTGQTLTHTDLIPNSALKNLIAMWCREQKIPFESTEMNVKSNGVVTNKTALEATRMTVSFLVNKLKASQVVESANRLVHELRVLAKTDSDSRACIAEAAALPLMVKLLGSEYPSLQVNAVTTILNLSILEANKTRIMETDGVLNGVIEVLRSGATWEAKGNAAATIFSLSGVPAYKKRLARKTRVVKGLMDLACEGPTNSKRDALVAILNLAGDREAVGKLIEGGVVEMVAEIMDGLPEEAVTILEVVVKKGGLVAVAAAYPLIKKLAIVLRDGTDRARESAAATLVNMCRKGGSEMVAELAGVQGIERVIWEIMGMGTGRGRRKAATLLRVLRRWAAGLDAEVASGAYSDVNMNTSTRIVLPG; this comes from the coding sequence ATGGCAGTTTCACCTGAATCTTTCCCACCGAGAAAACGTCGGCCGTCGGCCAATTGTTTCGTGGCTCCGAATCTCTCCGATCGCAATCTCCTTAAATCTCTTCTTCTCTTATCATCTGAAATCTCTACTCTACAACCTTTGTTATTTCTTCTCAAGAGAAATACATCTTCAATTATCAGGAAATCCAAGCTTTTATCAGTATTATTCGAAGAAATTCTCGGTAGAGATTTTACATATTCAAATGATTCGAATACATCACGAGGAGGACATGTAACTGGTTTTCCACCTTCTGCTGTTTTGTGTTTCGACGAATTGTACATAGTATTACAGCGTATGAAGACTTTGCTTGAAGATTGCCGTAATTGTAGTAAGATGTGGCTACTTATGCAAATTGATGTTTTCTGTAACGTTTTTCATGAATTAACTCTTGAATTGTCTACTTTATTGGATATTCTTCCTTCGAAAAAGCTCAAATTAAACGACGATGTTCAGGAATTGCTGATTCTGATAACGAAGCAGTGCTCGGAGAAATTAGCTTATGTCGATCCTAAGGATCGACATTTACGATCTCAAGTTGTTGAAATGTTCGATAGAATTGAAAGAGAAATCGTACCTGATCAGTGTAAATTAGcggaaatttttgagaaattaactTTGCGTGATTCTACAAGCTGCAGGGATGAAATTGAGTTATTGGAAGAGGAAATTCAAAGTCAAACAGATGAGAAAGCTAAATCAGATATCATCGCGTTGATCGGATTTGTTCGATATGCTAAATGTGTGTTGTACGGCGGTTCAACACCGAGAACAAATTCACGGCGGCGACGGGCGGCGGAAGCAGCGGCGGATGTTAATGTTCCGGCTGATTTCAGGTGTCCGATTTCGCTTGACTTGATGAGAGACCCTGTGGTGGTTTCCACGGGACAAACATACGACCGCAGTTCAATAACCCTTTGGTTCGAATCGGGTCATACCACGTGTCCCAAAACGGGTCAAACCTTGACCCACACAGACCTCATACCAAATTCagctttgaagaatttgatAGCTATGTGGTGCAGAGAGCAGAAAATACCCTTTGAATCAACGGAGATGAACGTTAAATCCAACGGCGTTGTTACCAACAAAACAGCGTTGGAAGCAACGAGAATGACTGTGTCGTTTTTGGTCAACAAGTTGAAGGCTTCCCAAGTTGTAGAATCGGCTAACCGGCTTGTTCATGAGCTTCGGGTCTTAGCCAAGACGGATTCAGATAGCCGAGCCTGCATTGCTGAAGCTGCAGCTTTGCCGTTAATGGTTAAGCTGTTAGGTTCTGAGTATCCGAGCTTACAAGTTAATGCAGTTACAACAATTCTCAATCTATCTATTCTTGAGGCAAACAAGACGAGGATAATGGAAACAGACGGGGTTTTAAATGGAGTTATCGAAGTGTTAAGGTCTGGTGCAACGTGGGAGGCAAAAGGGAACGCGGCAGCAACCATTTTTAGCTTGTCAGGTGTACCTGCTTACAAGAAGAGGTTAGCTCGAAAGACACGTGTGGTGAAGGGATTGATGGATTTGGCATGTGAGGGGCCAACGAATTCGAAGAGGGATGCCTTAGTAGCTATTTTGAATTTGGCGGGAGATAGGGAGGCAGTTGGGAAGTTGATTGAAGGCGGGGTAGTGGAAATGGTAGCGGAGATTATGGATGGATTACCTGAAGAGGCGGTTACAATTCTCGAAGTGGTGGTCAAGAAGGGTGGATTGGTGGCCGTTGCAGCCGCATATCCATTGATAAAAAAACTGGCTATAGTATTAAGAGATGGAACAGATAGAGCTAGAGAGAGCGCTGCAGCAACGCTAGTGAACATGTGTCGTAAAGGGGGATCAGAGATGGTGGCGGAATTGGCAGGAGTTCAAGGGATTGAGAGGGTGATTTGGGAAATAATGGGAATGGGAACAGGGAGGGGAAGAAGAAAAGCAGCAACATTGTTGAGAGTTCTAAGGAGATGGGCTGCTGGATTGGATGCAGAAGTGGCATCAGGGGCTTATTCAGATGTGAATATGAATACTTCAACCAGAATAGTATTGCCAGGTtaa